From one Microbulbifer sp. A4B17 genomic stretch:
- a CDS encoding aspartate kinase, producing the protein MHTIEKIGGTSMTDYESVRDNIIKGGSKGLYNRVFVVSAYGGITDLLLEQKKSGQPGIYALFSSSIEDDSWLTKFAELRKALRQINNRLFKCGDPLAEANFFLDERLESAKKCLRDLQSLCQHGHFSLDAHLSTVREMLASLGEAHSAWNTAKLLQRDGVNACFVDLTGWRTNRHIPLDERIRDAFSNIDLSKQLPIVTGYAHSDKGLLTSFDRGYSEMTFSRLAVLTGAKEAVIHKEFHLSSADPHLVGKDNAVPIGRTNYDVADQLANLGVEAIHPKAAKGLRQQNIPLRVKNTFEPEHSGTLITGDYVSDSPRVEIIAGCKGVYALELFDQDMAGTIHDYDREVLLVIKRFKAHIISKDTNANTLTHFLSTNLKTIKRIQAALEERFPEAELNQRKVAIVSAIGSDMQIPGVLAKAVQSMSTNNIQVLAMHQSLRHVDMQFIVNEPDYDAAVRTLHEALVEIYDHGTAICLAS; encoded by the coding sequence ATGCATACGATAGAAAAGATTGGCGGAACCTCCATGACGGACTACGAATCAGTCCGGGACAACATTATTAAAGGTGGCTCCAAGGGGCTCTATAACCGTGTTTTTGTGGTATCTGCCTACGGCGGCATTACTGACCTGCTTCTCGAGCAAAAAAAGAGTGGCCAGCCAGGTATTTATGCCCTCTTTTCCAGCAGCATTGAGGATGATAGCTGGCTTACTAAGTTTGCCGAGCTTCGCAAAGCACTGAGACAAATCAATAATCGGCTTTTTAAGTGCGGTGACCCCCTAGCTGAAGCTAACTTTTTCCTGGATGAGCGACTGGAGAGTGCCAAGAAATGCTTGCGGGATCTTCAGAGCCTTTGCCAACACGGCCATTTTTCTCTCGATGCCCACTTGTCCACCGTGAGGGAAATGTTAGCCAGCCTAGGCGAGGCCCACAGTGCCTGGAACACCGCAAAACTGCTCCAGCGGGATGGTGTTAATGCCTGCTTTGTGGACCTCACCGGCTGGCGAACCAACAGACACATCCCTTTGGATGAGCGCATTCGTGATGCCTTTTCCAATATCGACTTGAGCAAGCAGCTTCCCATCGTCACCGGTTATGCCCACAGCGACAAAGGGCTGCTGACTTCATTTGATCGCGGTTATAGCGAAATGACTTTCAGCCGCCTCGCGGTCCTAACCGGTGCAAAGGAAGCGGTGATTCATAAAGAGTTTCACCTGAGTAGTGCGGACCCTCACTTGGTGGGAAAGGATAACGCGGTACCAATCGGCCGAACCAATTACGATGTTGCAGATCAGTTAGCCAACCTCGGAGTGGAAGCAATTCATCCAAAAGCGGCCAAGGGACTACGCCAGCAGAATATTCCCCTGAGGGTAAAAAACACCTTTGAACCCGAGCACTCCGGCACCCTGATCACGGGTGATTATGTGAGCGACTCCCCACGTGTGGAAATCATTGCAGGCTGCAAAGGTGTCTATGCCCTGGAGCTATTTGATCAGGATATGGCTGGAACTATCCACGACTATGATCGCGAGGTGTTACTGGTTATCAAGCGCTTTAAGGCTCATATTATTTCCAAGGATACCAACGCCAACACCCTCACTCACTTTCTCTCCACCAATTTGAAAACTATCAAACGGATTCAGGCGGCATTAGAGGAACGCTTTCCCGAGGCAGAATTGAACCAGCGCAAAGTTGCAATCGTCTCCGCCATCGGTAGCGATATGCAAATCCCCGGTGTACTAGCCAAGGCAGTGCAATCGATGTCCACTAACAATATTCAAGTGCTGGCTATGCATCAGTCTTTGCGCCATGTGGATATGCAGTTCATTGTTAATGAGCCGGACTATGATGCAGCCGTTCGAACCCTGCATGAGGCCTTGGTTGAAATTTATGATCACGGGACGGCAATATGCCTCGCCTCTTGA
- a CDS encoding tetratricopeptide repeat protein, translating to MGIDPDNSHAFYQLACAHTTMGQFDEALRYLAEAIQRRESYREEILSDSALQPLVESKVFKDLDQAIANTPFPQSSGKGS from the coding sequence TTGGGTATCGACCCGGATAACAGCCACGCCTTTTATCAGTTGGCCTGTGCCCATACCACCATGGGGCAATTTGATGAAGCGTTGCGCTATCTGGCTGAGGCAATTCAGCGGCGGGAGAGCTATCGAGAAGAAATCCTTAGCGATAGCGCTCTGCAACCCTTAGTTGAGAGCAAGGTCTTTAAGGATCTGGACCAAGCTATCGCAAATACCCCCTTCCCCCAGAGCAGTGGCAAAGGCTCATAA
- the betB gene encoding betaine-aldehyde dehydrogenase, translated as MSLDKQRNFVDGRYLSNESGECFDVYNPATNEVSYQVEVADEKVLAETIESAKRGFAQWSAMMPVERSRILLKAVALLRERNDELAAIEVTDTGKPWQEASVVDVVTGADSIEFFAGLAAGIEGNQQQVGEDFYYTRREPLGICAGIGAWNYPLQIACWKAAPALACGNAMIFKPSEETPKGALKLAEIFIEAGMPPGVFNVIQGDGAVGAWLTNHPDIAKVSFTGEVGTGKKVMAAAASNLKEVTMELGGKSPLVIFDDADLEQAVSAAMLGNFYTQGEICTNGTRVFVHRSIHDQFLARLKERVEQNIIAGDPMNPDTNFGALISAKHQQLVMDYISKGKEEGATLFCGGHTLSPENSPNGYFVAPTVFTDCHDDMTICREEIFGPVMSVLVFDDEDEVIRRANDTRLGLAAGVFTRDITRAHRVINQMQAGICWINAYGASPAEMPVGGYKLSGIGRENGLATLNHYTQLKAVYVGLAPLESPF; from the coding sequence ATGTCACTGGACAAACAACGGAATTTTGTAGACGGCCGCTACCTGTCGAATGAGAGCGGCGAGTGCTTTGATGTATATAACCCGGCGACCAACGAAGTCAGCTATCAGGTTGAGGTTGCCGACGAAAAGGTACTGGCAGAAACCATCGAGAGCGCCAAGCGCGGTTTTGCCCAGTGGTCAGCGATGATGCCGGTAGAACGCAGCCGCATCCTGCTGAAAGCAGTAGCACTGTTGCGCGAGCGCAACGACGAACTGGCAGCTATCGAAGTGACTGATACCGGCAAGCCCTGGCAGGAAGCCAGTGTTGTCGACGTGGTGACTGGGGCCGACTCCATCGAATTCTTTGCCGGCCTGGCTGCAGGCATTGAAGGCAATCAACAGCAAGTCGGTGAGGACTTCTACTACACTCGCCGCGAGCCCCTGGGCATCTGCGCCGGAATCGGTGCCTGGAACTACCCCTTACAAATCGCCTGCTGGAAAGCCGCCCCGGCCCTGGCCTGCGGTAACGCCATGATCTTCAAGCCTTCTGAAGAGACCCCTAAAGGTGCTTTGAAGTTGGCTGAAATCTTTATTGAAGCGGGCATGCCCCCGGGTGTTTTCAACGTAATCCAGGGCGATGGCGCCGTGGGTGCCTGGCTGACTAACCACCCGGATATCGCCAAGGTTTCCTTTACCGGCGAAGTGGGTACCGGCAAGAAAGTGATGGCCGCAGCGGCTTCCAACCTGAAAGAAGTAACCATGGAGCTGGGAGGCAAGTCCCCGCTAGTGATCTTTGATGATGCCGACCTGGAGCAAGCCGTTTCTGCTGCCATGCTGGGCAACTTCTACACCCAGGGTGAAATCTGCACCAACGGCACCCGGGTATTTGTACACCGCAGCATCCACGATCAGTTCCTCGCTCGCCTGAAAGAGCGCGTTGAGCAAAATATTATTGCCGGTGATCCGATGAATCCGGACACCAACTTCGGCGCGCTGATTTCTGCCAAGCACCAGCAACTGGTGATGGACTATATCAGCAAGGGTAAAGAGGAAGGCGCGACCTTGTTCTGCGGCGGCCACACCCTTTCACCAGAAAATTCCCCCAACGGTTACTTCGTTGCTCCCACCGTATTCACCGACTGTCATGACGATATGACCATTTGCCGCGAAGAGATCTTCGGCCCGGTAATGTCGGTACTGGTCTTTGATGATGAAGACGAGGTGATCCGCCGCGCTAACGATACCCGTTTGGGCCTCGCCGCCGGCGTATTTACCCGTGATATCACTCGCGCCCACCGCGTTATCAACCAGATGCAAGCGGGTATCTGCTGGATCAATGCCTACGGCGCTTCCCCGGCAGAAATGCCGGTGGGCGGATACAAGTTATCCGGAATCGGACGCGAAAATGGACTTGCGACCCTGAACCACTATACCCAGCTAAAAGCGGTGTATGTGGGTCTGGCACCATTGGAAAGTCCATTTTAA
- the betA gene encoding choline dehydrogenase, which produces MSEFDYIIVGAGSAGCVLANRLSAQEDKKVLLVETGGSDRSIFIQMPTALSIPMNTDKYAWQFMTEPEPYLDNRSMHCPRGKVLGGSSSINGMVYVRGHAKDFDEWAQHGAEGWDYAHCLPYFKRSETWAFGGDDYRGDDGPLGVNNGNEMANPLYGAFIEAGKEAGYDYTADYNGEQQEGFGPMHMTVKDGKRWSTANAYLKPAMQRPNLTVLTHATVHKVILEGKRAVGIKLERKGKILEFKARQEVILSAGPIGSPHLLQLSGIGDPDTLAEAGIELQHELPGVGQNLQDHLEFYFQFRCNQPISLNGKLDPWNKFLIGARWILKKDGLGATNHFESCGFIRSKENVEWPDLQYHFLPAAMRYDGREAFDGHGFQVHIGHNKPKSRGRVKVVSNDPKQSPSILFNYLQEKEDIEGFRACVRLTREIINQPAFDEYRGDEIQPGTDIQTDEQIDAFVRESVESAYHPSCSCKMGTDAMAVVDPETRVHGLQGLRVVDSSIFPTIPNGNLNAPTIMVAERAADLILGRPVLAPSEAPVATKATSTQRPGRPARSVS; this is translated from the coding sequence ATGAGTGAGTTTGACTACATCATTGTCGGCGCCGGCTCGGCTGGTTGCGTTCTGGCCAACCGCCTGTCTGCCCAGGAAGATAAAAAAGTCCTCCTGGTAGAGACCGGGGGTAGCGATCGCAGCATCTTTATCCAGATGCCCACCGCACTATCCATTCCCATGAATACTGACAAGTATGCCTGGCAGTTTATGACTGAGCCAGAGCCGTACCTGGACAACCGCAGCATGCATTGCCCCAGAGGCAAGGTGCTCGGTGGCTCTTCCTCGATTAACGGGATGGTTTACGTGCGCGGGCACGCCAAAGACTTTGATGAGTGGGCACAGCACGGCGCCGAAGGCTGGGACTACGCGCACTGTCTGCCCTACTTCAAACGCTCTGAGACCTGGGCTTTCGGCGGTGACGATTACCGTGGCGACGACGGTCCACTGGGGGTCAATAACGGCAATGAAATGGCCAACCCCCTTTATGGAGCCTTTATCGAAGCTGGCAAAGAAGCTGGCTACGACTACACCGCAGATTACAACGGTGAGCAGCAAGAGGGCTTTGGTCCCATGCATATGACGGTAAAAGATGGAAAGCGTTGGTCTACCGCCAACGCCTACCTGAAACCGGCAATGCAGCGTCCCAATTTGACGGTATTGACCCACGCCACTGTGCATAAGGTGATTCTGGAAGGTAAACGGGCAGTCGGAATCAAACTTGAACGCAAGGGAAAGATCCTGGAGTTCAAGGCGCGGCAGGAAGTCATCCTCAGCGCAGGTCCCATCGGCTCCCCTCACCTTCTTCAGCTCTCCGGAATCGGAGATCCCGACACACTGGCAGAAGCCGGTATCGAACTCCAACACGAACTCCCCGGCGTCGGCCAAAACTTGCAGGATCATCTGGAGTTCTATTTCCAGTTCCGCTGCAACCAGCCGATTTCCCTGAATGGCAAGCTCGACCCCTGGAATAAATTCCTGATCGGCGCTCGTTGGATACTGAAGAAGGATGGTCTCGGAGCCACCAACCATTTCGAGTCCTGCGGTTTCATTCGCTCCAAAGAAAATGTGGAGTGGCCGGACCTGCAATATCACTTCCTGCCGGCAGCCATGCGCTATGACGGCCGCGAAGCTTTCGATGGCCACGGCTTCCAGGTGCATATCGGGCACAACAAGCCTAAGAGTCGTGGCAGGGTCAAAGTGGTGAGCAATGATCCCAAGCAATCCCCTTCCATCCTGTTTAATTATTTACAGGAGAAAGAGGATATCGAGGGTTTCCGCGCTTGTGTGCGACTGACTCGAGAGATTATCAATCAGCCGGCTTTCGACGAGTACCGAGGCGATGAAATCCAGCCCGGCACCGATATCCAGACTGATGAACAAATTGACGCTTTCGTACGGGAATCCGTCGAGAGTGCTTACCACCCATCCTGCTCCTGCAAGATGGGCACTGATGCAATGGCAGTGGTAGACCCGGAAACCCGTGTACACGGATTGCAGGGCTTGAGAGTTGTAGATTCCTCCATCTTTCCGACCATTCCCAACGGCAACCTGAATGCGCCCACCATTATGGTGGCGGAGCGGGCTGCCGACCTGATTTTAGGGCGCCCCGTATTGGCGCCCTCCGAGGCACCGGTAGCGACCAAGGCTACCAGCACTCAGCGACCTGGCCGCCCTGCGCGCTCAGTGAGCTGA
- a CDS encoding choline transporter, with the protein MTAWLSAGLLFTFTAIIFSLIKWGNVKMVGVTPVKTFTFIAILFTSGLDVGLIMFPLTEFGGYADLTANPEYGFTNALAIEFGFWAFLIWGFYFLTCFYFCIIEPKVKFFEIGLVKLINNVVIIGTCAFTAYLLLSNLPWYLPQVGDGETIVGTFYLIVFAVIAAAVYSSTSLRYVRFLSLATTWMFIGLIAVMWVGAFTGENGSVGDFASTFALLGGYFGNIHQFVLPLNDYHEFYLFWWFAWSIMIGQFTSRFVGGLRTYQVLAAMLIFPSIPIALWFTVLYYYSSQGLDTSGFYNLAMVIVGITFVINSLDSLIRLYTDNLGMTVARLGKWKYFVLNLIAMSLLTLLFKLDFLQIQWIGALVIGIFFCCLGYILVKRFRAVAAIDSSPKENKIDFNKIELAS; encoded by the coding sequence ATGACAGCTTGGCTTTCTGCGGGATTATTGTTTACCTTCACGGCAATAATTTTCTCGCTGATTAAATGGGGAAATGTGAAGATGGTCGGGGTGACCCCGGTTAAAACCTTCACTTTTATAGCGATCCTTTTCACCTCCGGCCTCGATGTAGGCCTTATCATGTTCCCCCTCACCGAGTTCGGTGGCTACGCAGACCTAACCGCAAACCCAGAATACGGCTTCACCAACGCACTCGCGATTGAGTTTGGTTTTTGGGCCTTCCTGATCTGGGGCTTCTACTTCCTCACCTGTTTTTACTTCTGCATTATCGAACCCAAAGTTAAATTCTTTGAGATAGGCCTGGTAAAACTAATCAACAATGTAGTGATTATCGGAACCTGTGCCTTTACCGCCTACTTGCTGCTCAGCAACCTGCCCTGGTACCTGCCGCAAGTTGGCGATGGCGAAACTATTGTTGGCACCTTCTACCTGATCGTCTTTGCAGTGATCGCCGCTGCGGTCTACTCATCTACCAGCCTGCGCTATGTACGATTCCTTAGCCTGGCGACTACCTGGATGTTTATTGGCCTGATCGCGGTAATGTGGGTAGGCGCCTTTACCGGTGAGAACGGTAGCGTTGGAGACTTTGCTTCCACCTTTGCGCTGCTCGGCGGTTACTTCGGCAATATCCACCAGTTCGTACTGCCGTTAAATGACTACCACGAGTTCTACCTGTTCTGGTGGTTTGCTTGGAGCATTATGATTGGCCAGTTTACCTCCCGCTTTGTGGGCGGCCTGCGCACCTACCAAGTACTAGCTGCGATGCTGATCTTCCCATCTATCCCCATCGCGCTGTGGTTTACCGTTCTGTACTACTACTCCAGCCAAGGCCTGGATACCAGCGGCTTCTACAACCTGGCTATGGTGATTGTGGGTATTACCTTCGTGATCAACTCGCTGGACTCCCTGATTCGCCTGTACACCGACAACCTGGGTATGACCGTTGCGCGTCTGGGCAAGTGGAAATACTTCGTGTTGAACCTGATTGCGATGAGCCTGCTGACCCTGCTGTTCAAGCTCGACTTCCTGCAAATCCAGTGGATCGGCGCCCTGGTAATTGGCATTTTCTTCTGCTGCCTGGGTTACATCCTGGTGAAACGCTTCAGGGCGGTAGCAGCTATTGACTCCTCGCCTAAAGAAAACAAGATCGACTTTAACAAGATCGAACTGGCGAGCTAA
- a CDS encoding TorF family putative porin, translating into MKSTLKLSALTCASLLVLAQQSQAELSSTVNLTTDYTFNGVSQTQNDPALQASLDYGFENGWYIGTWASNVDFGGDDDTNLEWDYYAGKFMQLTDKVSLDTGLAYYTYHGDGDLSEEYAYPEAYAKLGYSSALGESEVNGWYSWDYFGTGGGHYIMMLAHTFEFAEGHNIRFSVDRSTSVNKDKWTWDGKKSYNHYRVEYMTSLEGFDFNVAAENTNLDVGTADERIVFSVARTFSL; encoded by the coding sequence ATGAAATCAACTTTGAAACTTTCTGCACTGACCTGTGCTTCTCTGCTGGTGCTTGCCCAACAATCCCAGGCAGAGCTGTCTTCTACTGTTAACCTGACTACTGACTACACCTTTAATGGTGTCAGCCAGACTCAAAACGACCCAGCACTGCAAGCCAGTCTGGACTATGGCTTTGAGAATGGTTGGTATATCGGTACCTGGGCTTCCAACGTGGACTTCGGTGGCGATGACGATACCAACCTGGAGTGGGATTACTACGCAGGTAAGTTTATGCAGCTTACCGATAAAGTAAGCCTGGACACAGGACTCGCTTATTACACCTATCACGGTGATGGTGACCTTTCTGAAGAGTACGCTTACCCGGAAGCTTATGCCAAGCTTGGCTACAGCTCTGCTCTAGGCGAATCAGAAGTCAATGGCTGGTATAGCTGGGATTACTTTGGCACGGGCGGTGGTCATTACATTATGATGCTGGCGCATACCTTTGAGTTTGCAGAAGGTCACAACATTCGCTTCAGTGTTGACCGCTCTACCAGCGTCAATAAAGACAAATGGACCTGGGATGGTAAAAAATCTTACAACCACTACCGAGTGGAGTATATGACTTCCCTGGAAGGTTTTGATTTCAATGTAGCCGCCGAGAATACTAATCTCGATGTGGGTACTGCTGACGAGCGAATTGTCTTCTCTGTTGCCCGCACTTTTAGCCTTTAA
- a CDS encoding BCCT family transporter — protein MNRGSKDLIDKPTFWGSFALLLVATVPLILFPEAGSLWLLAAKDLVTEKLGVFYLLLGLGAMLFVLYIAFSDIGRIKLGGGGEGPEFSTLSWAAMLFSSGIGASILYWSMVEWIYYYQQPPFQVQASSAEAARWAVSYGIFHWGPLAWSIYLIPALPIAYYYYVRKRKVLKLSQALAPVLGDRRVGGPIGKLIDTSLVFGMLGGAATRLGIAAPLIILGLHKLFGIPTGGGFQVGVLIFCALLFGYCALVGVKRGLSVLSNFTIFLSLALLLFVFITGPTLFMLNSGLDSLGRALHNFLQMATWTESFSHFQQFPNTRFPQDWTIFYWAWWLVFAPSIGLFIARISGGRTIKAMILGALFFGAFGCFLFFMVLGNYGVYLHFSGELDLVQILNQQGANTVIFAVLDKLPASQLVVLLYTLIALIFTVITFDSISHILAAVVQKEVHGEPLRWNRIFWAFALAVMPIALLLIGGLEALQAASIIAGVPLLLIALLLCISMVKVARHDLSLHPVILEREIVLEGVVEKGAWSGNTESGQVVLRSAEKTGQDEKEETP, from the coding sequence TTGAATAGGGGATCAAAGGACCTCATAGACAAGCCCACCTTTTGGGGCTCTTTTGCATTGCTACTAGTGGCGACAGTGCCCTTGATTCTCTTTCCCGAGGCGGGTTCTTTATGGTTATTGGCAGCTAAAGATCTGGTGACAGAGAAGTTGGGGGTCTTTTATCTCCTGCTTGGCCTAGGTGCGATGTTATTTGTGCTGTATATCGCCTTTAGTGATATCGGCAGGATAAAGCTGGGAGGGGGGGGAGAAGGCCCCGAATTCTCAACTCTATCCTGGGCTGCCATGTTGTTTTCTTCCGGTATTGGCGCCTCTATTTTGTATTGGTCGATGGTTGAATGGATCTACTATTACCAACAGCCGCCGTTCCAGGTTCAAGCAAGTTCAGCTGAAGCTGCGCGCTGGGCAGTTTCCTACGGTATCTTTCACTGGGGACCGCTGGCCTGGTCTATCTATCTGATCCCCGCACTGCCAATTGCCTACTACTACTATGTGCGCAAACGCAAGGTGCTAAAGTTAAGCCAAGCGCTCGCGCCAGTATTGGGTGATCGTAGAGTGGGTGGGCCCATTGGTAAGCTTATCGATACTTCCCTGGTATTTGGCATGTTAGGAGGCGCGGCTACACGGCTTGGTATTGCGGCGCCGTTGATTATTTTGGGATTGCATAAGCTATTTGGAATTCCTACTGGAGGGGGATTTCAGGTTGGGGTGCTGATATTTTGTGCGCTATTGTTTGGTTACTGTGCTCTTGTCGGTGTAAAGCGGGGCCTTAGCGTCCTATCAAACTTTACAATTTTTCTCTCACTCGCCTTGCTGCTCTTCGTGTTTATCACGGGACCAACACTATTTATGCTCAATAGTGGGTTGGATTCCCTGGGCAGAGCGCTGCATAACTTCTTGCAAATGGCCACTTGGACTGAGTCCTTCTCTCATTTTCAACAGTTCCCCAATACTCGTTTTCCTCAGGACTGGACCATCTTCTATTGGGCTTGGTGGTTGGTTTTTGCGCCGAGTATTGGCTTATTTATTGCGCGCATCTCTGGAGGGCGGACTATCAAGGCGATGATTCTTGGGGCGCTATTTTTTGGAGCTTTTGGCTGTTTCTTGTTTTTTATGGTGCTAGGCAACTACGGCGTCTACTTGCATTTTTCGGGTGAGCTGGACTTGGTGCAAATACTGAATCAGCAGGGGGCCAATACCGTGATCTTTGCCGTTTTGGATAAGTTGCCGGCGAGCCAGTTAGTTGTGTTGCTGTATACGCTGATCGCACTGATTTTTACGGTCATTACTTTTGACTCCATATCTCATATTCTTGCCGCAGTTGTGCAGAAAGAGGTCCATGGCGAGCCGCTTCGGTGGAATCGAATTTTCTGGGCCTTCGCACTGGCAGTAATGCCTATTGCTTTGTTGCTTATTGGAGGGCTGGAAGCATTGCAGGCGGCAAGCATTATCGCTGGTGTCCCTTTGCTGCTAATTGCCCTCTTGCTTTGTATCTCAATGGTTAAAGTTGCCCGACATGATTTGAGTTTGCACCCAGTAATCCTTGAAAGGGAAATTGTTTTGGAGGGGGTGGTTGAGAAAGGTGCCTGGAGTGGGAATACTGAATCAGGACAAGTTGTGTTGAGATCTGCAGAGAAGACTGGCCAGGACGAAAAAGAAGAAACACCCTGA
- a CDS encoding M15 family metallopeptidase — protein sequence MYKKAIAAIAGLVLFACTKDQARNIDINDFEPEPKAGIYDISQEDCELMRLRQVLRSNSPIGCKRLKRVVFNYASLLDAPAQENVGIGADLDRRGAVVVLDIVAENVLSLFSEIYRSRFPIQSAIPVEYFTLQERMADDRNNTLAFDSRPITGGSRWSEHAYGVAIDINPLQNPYLYIDKHTRAKVIPKDATEGYLNRAKFRPGKPTRMGMSEDVTTIFARHGFAVWGGDWNVPIDYMHFQVGSRQFINRLITLPKESAKQLFNRYTQQLNRCFEESNSIKNATHLRKHCVDKVVSEFDGEQE from the coding sequence ATGTATAAGAAGGCCATCGCCGCCATCGCGGGCTTGGTGCTATTTGCATGCACCAAGGACCAGGCCAGGAATATCGATATTAATGATTTTGAACCTGAACCAAAGGCAGGTATTTATGACATATCCCAAGAAGACTGTGAGCTGATGAGGCTCCGGCAGGTTCTTCGGAGCAACTCCCCTATTGGCTGTAAAAGGCTTAAAAGAGTCGTCTTCAACTATGCTTCTCTCTTGGATGCCCCTGCTCAGGAAAATGTTGGCATCGGAGCTGATCTAGACCGCAGAGGCGCTGTTGTTGTGCTTGATATCGTTGCCGAGAACGTCCTGTCTTTATTTAGCGAGATCTACCGATCTCGCTTTCCAATACAGTCAGCCATTCCTGTCGAATATTTTACTCTGCAAGAGCGAATGGCAGACGATCGAAACAACACGCTGGCCTTTGATTCGCGCCCCATTACAGGTGGGAGCAGATGGTCTGAGCACGCTTATGGTGTCGCTATTGATATTAACCCCCTACAAAACCCCTACCTGTATATTGATAAACACACCCGGGCCAAAGTAATCCCTAAGGATGCAACAGAGGGATATTTAAACCGGGCAAAGTTTCGCCCGGGAAAGCCAACCCGTATGGGGATGTCTGAAGATGTAACCACAATCTTTGCCAGGCATGGCTTCGCTGTCTGGGGTGGAGACTGGAATGTCCCGATTGATTATATGCACTTCCAGGTTGGTTCCCGTCAGTTCATTAACCGCCTTATAACTTTGCCAAAGGAGAGTGCAAAACAACTATTTAACCGATATACCCAGCAATTGAATCGCTGTTTTGAGGAGAGCAACTCGATAAAAAACGCTACCCACCTCAGAAAGCATTGTGTCGATAAAGTGGTGTCAGAATTTGATGGAGAGCAGGAGTGA